From Mustela erminea isolate mMusErm1 chromosome 1, mMusErm1.Pri, whole genome shotgun sequence, a single genomic window includes:
- the UBA7 gene encoding ubiquitin-like modifier-activating enzyme 7 isoform X1, with translation MGVLETAKLLDEQLYSRQLYVLDLPAMQRIQGAKVLLSGLQGLGAEVAKNLVLMGVGSLTLHDPHPTCWSDLAAQFFLSEKDLKKSRAEASQEPLAKLNGAVQVCVHTGDITEELLLDFQVVVLTASKLEEQLEVGALCHKLKICFLVADTRGLVGQLFCDFGEDFTVQDTTEAEPLTAAIQHISQGSPGILTLRKEADAHYFRDGDLVTFSGIEGMVELNGCEPRPIHVQEDGTLEIGNTAIFSPYLRGGAVTEVKRSRTVSHKPLDVALLQPRVVAQGSEEAHRARCLHQAFRALHEFQSLNGRLPQPWDPADAEKVVGLAQSLEPLKGTEGEPLEELLDEALVQIVALSSAGGLSPMTAMLGAVAAQEVLKAISRKFMPLDQWLYFDALDCLPEDGEPLPTPEDCAPRCCRYDGQIAVFGAGFQEKLSRQHYLLVGAGAIGCELLKGFALMGLGAGDSGGVTIADMDHIERSNLSRQFLFRTQDIGRPKAEVAAEATRRLNSHLQVTPLTHPLDPTTEHIYEDNFFSNVDGVAAALDSFQARHYVAARCTHYLKPLLEAGTQGTSGHAYVFVPHVTDVYRVPPSGLAAEGATYPVCTLRHFPSSVEHTLQWARDEFEGLFRLSAETINRHQEALTSLAETDGPQVLTLLEEVLGVLRQRPQTWQDCVVWALGHWQRRFHYGIRQLLSHFPPDKVLEDGTLFWSGRKQCPKPLEFDASQDTHLLYVLAAANLYAQMHGLPGSRDQTALRELLESLPLPVPQALAPISPSDLELAGASAEFGPEQLKKLHQVLKVWNRSPPLEPLKFEKDNDSNFHVDFVAAAASLRAQNYGIPPASRSQSKRIVGQIIPAIATTTAAVAGLVGLELYKVVGGPRPLRAFRHSYLHLAENRFERWEPCAPAVQKLHPLTWTWTCWNRLEVPAGQPEKTLELLLAYLKEQFGLRVKMLLFGKALLYSARWSPEKQAQRLALRVTELVCQVTGRMPQPGQRVLVLELSCEGEEEDTIFPPLHYQLAV, from the exons ATGGGTGTCCTGGAGACCGCCAAGCTGCTGGATGAGCAGCTGTACTCACGGCAGCT GTATGTGCTGGACTTGCCAGCCATGCAGAGGATTCAGGGAGCTAAGGTCCTGCTATCAGGCCTTCAGGGTCTGGGGGCCGAGGTGGCCAAAAACTTGGTCCTGATGGGTGTGGGCAGCCTCACACTGcatgacccccaccccacctgttGGTCTGACCTGGCTGCCCAG TTTTTCCTCTCCGAGAAGGACTTGAAAAAGAGTAGGGCTGAGGCATCTCAGGAACCTTTGGCTAAGCTCAACGGCGCCGTCCAAGTGTGCGTACACACAGGCGACATCACCGAGGAGCTGCTGTTGGACTTCCAG GTGGTGGTGCTGACTGCCTCAAAGCTGGAGGAGCAGCTGGAGGTGGGCGCTTTATGCCACAAGCTCAAAATCTGCTTTCTGGTGGCCGATACTCGGGGCCTTGTGGG GCAGCTGTTCTGTGACTTCGGTGAGGATTTCACTGTGCAGGACACTACAGAGGCAGAGCCTCTGACAGCTGCCATCCAGCACATCTCCCAG GGCTCCCCTGGAATTCTCACCCTGAGAAAAGAGGCCGATGCCCACTACTTCCGCGATGGGGATCTGGTAACTTTCTCAGGCATTGAGGGCATGGTTGAGCTCAACGGCTGTGAACCCCGGCCTATCCACGTACAGG AGGATGGAACCTTGGAGATTGGGAACACAGCAATTTTCTCCCCTTACTTGCGTGGTGGGGCCGTCACTGAGGTCAAGAGATCCAGGACTGTGAGCCAT AAGCCCCTGGATGTAGCCCTCCTCCAGCCCCGTGTGGTGGCGCAGGGTTCAGAGGAAGCTCACCGTGCCCGCTGCCTACATCAGGCCTTCCGTGCACTGCACGAGTTCCAGAGCCTCAATGGCCGGCTGCCCCAGCCATGGGATCCT GCGGATGCAGAGAAGGTGGTGGGCCTGGCCCAGTCCCTGGAACCACtgaaggggacagaaggagagccGCTGGAAGAGCTGCTGGATGAGGCTCTAGTGCAGATAGTCGCCCTGAGTAGTGCTGGTGGCTTGAGCCCCATGACAGCCATGCTGGGTGCAGTGGCTGCCCAGGAAGTGCTGAAG GCAATCTCCAGGAAGTTCATGCCCCTGGACCAGTGGCTTTACTTTGATGCCCTCGATTGCCTTCCAGAAGATGGGGAGCCCCTTCCCACACCAGAGGATTGTGCGCCG AGATGTTGCCGCTATGATGGGCAAATCGCAGTGTTTGGGGCTGGTTTTCAGGAGAAGCTGAGCCGGCAGCACTACCTGCTG GTGGGTGCTGGAGCTATCGGCTGTGAGCTGCTCAAAGGTTTTGCCCTAATGGGCCTGGGGGCCGGGGACAGCGGAGGTGTGACCATTGCTGACATGGACCACATAGAGCGCTCCAATCTCAGCCGTCAGTTCCTCTTCAGGACCCAGGACATTGGT AGGCCCAAGGCAGAGGTAGCCGCAGAGGCCACTCGTCGCCTGAACTCACACTTGCAGGTGACCCCACTCACCCACCCGCTGGATCCTACAACAGAGCACATCTACGAGGACAACTTCTTCTCCAATGTGGATGGCGTGGCTGCTGCCCTGGACAGTTTCCAGGCCC GCCACTATGTGGCTGCTCGCTGCACCCACTATCTGAAGCCACTACTGGAGGCGGGGACACAGGGCACCTCAGGCCATGCTTACGTGTTCGTGCCACATGTGACTGATGTCTACAGAGTGCCCCCCTCGGGTTTAGCTGCTGAGGGGGCTACCTACCCTGTCTGCACCCTGCGGCACTTCCCCAGCTCAGTCGAGCACACCTTGCAG TGGGCCCGGGACGAGTTTGAGGGGCTCTTCCGTCTGTCTGCTGAGACCATCAACCGCCACCAAGA GGCACTCACTTCTCTGGCAGAAACAGATGGGCCGCAGGTGCTGACCCTGCTGGAGGAGGTGCTGGGTGTCCTGAGACAGCGTCCACAGACCTGGCAAGACTGTGTGGTGTGGGCCCTGGGCCACTGGCAACGACGCTTCCATTATGGCATCAGGCAGCTGCTGAGCCATTTCCCACCTGATAAA GTGCTAGAGGATGGAACTCTTTTCTGGTCGGGTCGCAAACAGTGTCCCAAGCCCTTGGAGTTTGATGCCAGCCAA GACACACACCTCCTTTACGTGCTGGCAGCTGCTAACCTGTATGCCCAGATGCATGGGCTCCCTGGCTCCCGGGACCAGACGGCGCTCAGGGAACTACTGGAGTCGCTGCCGCTGCCTGTGCCCCAGGCCTTGGCCCCCATCTCTCCTAGTGACCTGGAACTAGCTGGGGCTTCTGCTGAGTTTG GCCCTGAGCAGTTGAAGAAGCTGCACCAAGTGCTGAAGGTCTGGAACAGGAGCCCTCCCCTGGAGCCCCTGAAGTTCGAGAAG GACAATGATAGCAACTTCCATGTGGATTTTGTGGCAGCAGCAGCAAGCCTGCGAGCTCAGAACTATGGGATCCCCCCTGCCAGCCGCTCACAG AGCAAGCGAATCGTGGGCCAGATTATCCCAGCCATTGCCACCACCACAGCAGCTGTGGCAGGCCTGGTGGGCCTGGAACTATACAAGGTGGTGGGTGGGCCACGGCCCCTCCGTGCCTTTCGCCACAGCTACCTGCATCTGGCCGAAAACCGCTTCGAGCGCTGGGAGCCTTGCGCCCCTGCTGTCCAGAAG TTACATCCCCTGACATGGACCTGGACCTGTTGGAACCGCCTGGAGGTGCCTGCTGGGCAGCCAGAGAAGACCCTGGAGTTACTGCTGGCCTATCTCAAG GAACAATTTGGGCTGAGGGTGAAGATGCTGCTGTTTGGGAAGGCCCTGCTCTACTCGGCAAGGTGGTCGCCTGAAAAGCAGGCCCAGCGCCTGGCTCTCAG GGTGACGGAACTGGTGTGCCAGGTGACAGGCCGGATGCCTCAGCCAGGGCAGCGGGTGCTGGTGCTGGAGCTCAGCTgtgagggtgaggaggaggacaCTATCTTCCCACCCCTGCACTACCAGCTAGCTGTGTGA
- the UBA7 gene encoding ubiquitin-like modifier-activating enzyme 7 isoform X2 gives MGVLETAKLLDEQLYSRQLYVLDLPAMQRIQGAKVLLSGLQGLGAEVAKNLVLMGVGSLTLHDPHPTCWSDLAAQFFLSEKDLKKSRAEASQEPLAKLNGAVQVCVHTGDITEELLLDFQVVVLTASKLEEQLEVGALCHKLKICFLVADTRGLVGQLFCDFGEDFTVQDTTEAEPLTAAIQHISQGSPGILTLRKEADAHYFRDGDLVTFSGIEGMVELNGCEPRPIHVQEDGTLEIGNTAIFSPYLRGGAVTEVKRSRTVSHKPLDVALLQPRVVAQGSEEAHRARCLHQAFRALHEFQSLNGRLPQPWDPADAEKVVGLAQSLEPLKGTEGEPLEELLDEALVQIVALSSAGGLSPMTAMLGAVAAQEVLKAISRKFMPLDQWLYFDALDCLPEDGEPLPTPEDCAPRCCRYDGQIAVFGAGFQEKLSRQHYLLVGAGAIGCELLKGFALMGLGAGDSGGVTIADMDHIERSNLSRQFLFRTQDIGRPKAEVAAEATRRLNSHLQVTPLTHPLDPTTEHIYEDNFFSNVDGVAAALDSFQARHYVAARCTHYLKPLLEAGTQGTSGHAYVFVPHVTDVYRVPPSGLAAEGATYPVCTLRHFPSSVEHTLQWARDEFEGLFRLSAETINRHQEALTSLAETDGPQVLTLLEEVLGVLRQRPQTWQDCVVWALGHWQRRFHYGIRQLLSHFPPDKDTHLLYVLAAANLYAQMHGLPGSRDQTALRELLESLPLPVPQALAPISPSDLELAGASAEFGPEQLKKLHQVLKVWNRSPPLEPLKFEKDNDSNFHVDFVAAAASLRAQNYGIPPASRSQSKRIVGQIIPAIATTTAAVAGLVGLELYKVVGGPRPLRAFRHSYLHLAENRFERWEPCAPAVQKLHPLTWTWTCWNRLEVPAGQPEKTLELLLAYLKEQFGLRVKMLLFGKALLYSARWSPEKQAQRLALRVTELVCQVTGRMPQPGQRVLVLELSCEGEEEDTIFPPLHYQLAV, from the exons ATGGGTGTCCTGGAGACCGCCAAGCTGCTGGATGAGCAGCTGTACTCACGGCAGCT GTATGTGCTGGACTTGCCAGCCATGCAGAGGATTCAGGGAGCTAAGGTCCTGCTATCAGGCCTTCAGGGTCTGGGGGCCGAGGTGGCCAAAAACTTGGTCCTGATGGGTGTGGGCAGCCTCACACTGcatgacccccaccccacctgttGGTCTGACCTGGCTGCCCAG TTTTTCCTCTCCGAGAAGGACTTGAAAAAGAGTAGGGCTGAGGCATCTCAGGAACCTTTGGCTAAGCTCAACGGCGCCGTCCAAGTGTGCGTACACACAGGCGACATCACCGAGGAGCTGCTGTTGGACTTCCAG GTGGTGGTGCTGACTGCCTCAAAGCTGGAGGAGCAGCTGGAGGTGGGCGCTTTATGCCACAAGCTCAAAATCTGCTTTCTGGTGGCCGATACTCGGGGCCTTGTGGG GCAGCTGTTCTGTGACTTCGGTGAGGATTTCACTGTGCAGGACACTACAGAGGCAGAGCCTCTGACAGCTGCCATCCAGCACATCTCCCAG GGCTCCCCTGGAATTCTCACCCTGAGAAAAGAGGCCGATGCCCACTACTTCCGCGATGGGGATCTGGTAACTTTCTCAGGCATTGAGGGCATGGTTGAGCTCAACGGCTGTGAACCCCGGCCTATCCACGTACAGG AGGATGGAACCTTGGAGATTGGGAACACAGCAATTTTCTCCCCTTACTTGCGTGGTGGGGCCGTCACTGAGGTCAAGAGATCCAGGACTGTGAGCCAT AAGCCCCTGGATGTAGCCCTCCTCCAGCCCCGTGTGGTGGCGCAGGGTTCAGAGGAAGCTCACCGTGCCCGCTGCCTACATCAGGCCTTCCGTGCACTGCACGAGTTCCAGAGCCTCAATGGCCGGCTGCCCCAGCCATGGGATCCT GCGGATGCAGAGAAGGTGGTGGGCCTGGCCCAGTCCCTGGAACCACtgaaggggacagaaggagagccGCTGGAAGAGCTGCTGGATGAGGCTCTAGTGCAGATAGTCGCCCTGAGTAGTGCTGGTGGCTTGAGCCCCATGACAGCCATGCTGGGTGCAGTGGCTGCCCAGGAAGTGCTGAAG GCAATCTCCAGGAAGTTCATGCCCCTGGACCAGTGGCTTTACTTTGATGCCCTCGATTGCCTTCCAGAAGATGGGGAGCCCCTTCCCACACCAGAGGATTGTGCGCCG AGATGTTGCCGCTATGATGGGCAAATCGCAGTGTTTGGGGCTGGTTTTCAGGAGAAGCTGAGCCGGCAGCACTACCTGCTG GTGGGTGCTGGAGCTATCGGCTGTGAGCTGCTCAAAGGTTTTGCCCTAATGGGCCTGGGGGCCGGGGACAGCGGAGGTGTGACCATTGCTGACATGGACCACATAGAGCGCTCCAATCTCAGCCGTCAGTTCCTCTTCAGGACCCAGGACATTGGT AGGCCCAAGGCAGAGGTAGCCGCAGAGGCCACTCGTCGCCTGAACTCACACTTGCAGGTGACCCCACTCACCCACCCGCTGGATCCTACAACAGAGCACATCTACGAGGACAACTTCTTCTCCAATGTGGATGGCGTGGCTGCTGCCCTGGACAGTTTCCAGGCCC GCCACTATGTGGCTGCTCGCTGCACCCACTATCTGAAGCCACTACTGGAGGCGGGGACACAGGGCACCTCAGGCCATGCTTACGTGTTCGTGCCACATGTGACTGATGTCTACAGAGTGCCCCCCTCGGGTTTAGCTGCTGAGGGGGCTACCTACCCTGTCTGCACCCTGCGGCACTTCCCCAGCTCAGTCGAGCACACCTTGCAG TGGGCCCGGGACGAGTTTGAGGGGCTCTTCCGTCTGTCTGCTGAGACCATCAACCGCCACCAAGA GGCACTCACTTCTCTGGCAGAAACAGATGGGCCGCAGGTGCTGACCCTGCTGGAGGAGGTGCTGGGTGTCCTGAGACAGCGTCCACAGACCTGGCAAGACTGTGTGGTGTGGGCCCTGGGCCACTGGCAACGACGCTTCCATTATGGCATCAGGCAGCTGCTGAGCCATTTCCCACCTGATAAA GACACACACCTCCTTTACGTGCTGGCAGCTGCTAACCTGTATGCCCAGATGCATGGGCTCCCTGGCTCCCGGGACCAGACGGCGCTCAGGGAACTACTGGAGTCGCTGCCGCTGCCTGTGCCCCAGGCCTTGGCCCCCATCTCTCCTAGTGACCTGGAACTAGCTGGGGCTTCTGCTGAGTTTG GCCCTGAGCAGTTGAAGAAGCTGCACCAAGTGCTGAAGGTCTGGAACAGGAGCCCTCCCCTGGAGCCCCTGAAGTTCGAGAAG GACAATGATAGCAACTTCCATGTGGATTTTGTGGCAGCAGCAGCAAGCCTGCGAGCTCAGAACTATGGGATCCCCCCTGCCAGCCGCTCACAG AGCAAGCGAATCGTGGGCCAGATTATCCCAGCCATTGCCACCACCACAGCAGCTGTGGCAGGCCTGGTGGGCCTGGAACTATACAAGGTGGTGGGTGGGCCACGGCCCCTCCGTGCCTTTCGCCACAGCTACCTGCATCTGGCCGAAAACCGCTTCGAGCGCTGGGAGCCTTGCGCCCCTGCTGTCCAGAAG TTACATCCCCTGACATGGACCTGGACCTGTTGGAACCGCCTGGAGGTGCCTGCTGGGCAGCCAGAGAAGACCCTGGAGTTACTGCTGGCCTATCTCAAG GAACAATTTGGGCTGAGGGTGAAGATGCTGCTGTTTGGGAAGGCCCTGCTCTACTCGGCAAGGTGGTCGCCTGAAAAGCAGGCCCAGCGCCTGGCTCTCAG GGTGACGGAACTGGTGTGCCAGGTGACAGGCCGGATGCCTCAGCCAGGGCAGCGGGTGCTGGTGCTGGAGCTCAGCTgtgagggtgaggaggaggacaCTATCTTCCCACCCCTGCACTACCAGCTAGCTGTGTGA
- the UBA7 gene encoding ubiquitin-like modifier-activating enzyme 7 isoform X4 produces MGVLETAKLLDEQLYSRQLYVLDLPAMQRIQGAKVLLSGLQGLGAEVAKNLVLMGVGSLTLHDPHPTCWSDLAAQFFLSEKDLKKSRAEASQEPLAKLNGAVQVCVHTGDITEELLLDFQVVVLTASKLEEQLEVGALCHKLKICFLVADTRGLVGQLFCDFGEDFTVQDTTEAEPLTAAIQHISQGSPGILTLRKEADAHYFRDGDLVTFSGIEGMVELNGCEPRPIHVQEDGTLEIGNTAIFSPYLRGGAVTEVKRSRTVSHKPLDVALLQPRVVAQGSEEAHRARCLHQAFRALHEFQSLNGRLPQPWDPADAEKVVGLAQSLEPLKGTEGEPLEELLDEALVQIVALSSAGGLSPMTAMLGAVAAQEVLKAISRKFMPLDQWLYFDALDCLPEDGEPLPTPEDCAPRCCRYDGQIAVFGAGFQEKLSRQHYLLVGAGAIGCELLKGFALMGLGAGDSGGVTIADMDHIERSNLSRQFLFRTQDIGRPKAEVAAEATRRLNSHLQVTPLTHPLDPTTEHIYEDNFFSNVDGVAAALDSFQARHYVAARCTHYLKPLLEAGTQGTSGHAYVFVPHVTDVYRVPPSGLAAEGATYPVCTLRHFPSSVEHTLQWARDEFEGLFRLSAETINRHQEALTSLAETDGPQVLTLLEEVLGVLRQRPQTWQDCVVWALGHWQRRFHYGIRQLLSHFPPDKVLEDGTLFWSGRKQCPKPLEFDASQVSGVPWEPQGGDVTPQSRGPEQLKKLHQVLKVWNRSPPLEPLKFEKDNDSNFHVDFVAAAASLRAQNYGIPPASRSQSKRIVGQIIPAIATTTAAVAGLVGLELYKVVGGPRPLRAFRHSYLHLAENRFERWEPCAPAVQKLHPLTWTWTCWNRLEVPAGQPEKTLELLLAYLKEQFGLRVKMLLFGKALLYSARWSPEKQAQRLALRVTELVCQVTGRMPQPGQRVLVLELSCEGEEEDTIFPPLHYQLAV; encoded by the exons ATGGGTGTCCTGGAGACCGCCAAGCTGCTGGATGAGCAGCTGTACTCACGGCAGCT GTATGTGCTGGACTTGCCAGCCATGCAGAGGATTCAGGGAGCTAAGGTCCTGCTATCAGGCCTTCAGGGTCTGGGGGCCGAGGTGGCCAAAAACTTGGTCCTGATGGGTGTGGGCAGCCTCACACTGcatgacccccaccccacctgttGGTCTGACCTGGCTGCCCAG TTTTTCCTCTCCGAGAAGGACTTGAAAAAGAGTAGGGCTGAGGCATCTCAGGAACCTTTGGCTAAGCTCAACGGCGCCGTCCAAGTGTGCGTACACACAGGCGACATCACCGAGGAGCTGCTGTTGGACTTCCAG GTGGTGGTGCTGACTGCCTCAAAGCTGGAGGAGCAGCTGGAGGTGGGCGCTTTATGCCACAAGCTCAAAATCTGCTTTCTGGTGGCCGATACTCGGGGCCTTGTGGG GCAGCTGTTCTGTGACTTCGGTGAGGATTTCACTGTGCAGGACACTACAGAGGCAGAGCCTCTGACAGCTGCCATCCAGCACATCTCCCAG GGCTCCCCTGGAATTCTCACCCTGAGAAAAGAGGCCGATGCCCACTACTTCCGCGATGGGGATCTGGTAACTTTCTCAGGCATTGAGGGCATGGTTGAGCTCAACGGCTGTGAACCCCGGCCTATCCACGTACAGG AGGATGGAACCTTGGAGATTGGGAACACAGCAATTTTCTCCCCTTACTTGCGTGGTGGGGCCGTCACTGAGGTCAAGAGATCCAGGACTGTGAGCCAT AAGCCCCTGGATGTAGCCCTCCTCCAGCCCCGTGTGGTGGCGCAGGGTTCAGAGGAAGCTCACCGTGCCCGCTGCCTACATCAGGCCTTCCGTGCACTGCACGAGTTCCAGAGCCTCAATGGCCGGCTGCCCCAGCCATGGGATCCT GCGGATGCAGAGAAGGTGGTGGGCCTGGCCCAGTCCCTGGAACCACtgaaggggacagaaggagagccGCTGGAAGAGCTGCTGGATGAGGCTCTAGTGCAGATAGTCGCCCTGAGTAGTGCTGGTGGCTTGAGCCCCATGACAGCCATGCTGGGTGCAGTGGCTGCCCAGGAAGTGCTGAAG GCAATCTCCAGGAAGTTCATGCCCCTGGACCAGTGGCTTTACTTTGATGCCCTCGATTGCCTTCCAGAAGATGGGGAGCCCCTTCCCACACCAGAGGATTGTGCGCCG AGATGTTGCCGCTATGATGGGCAAATCGCAGTGTTTGGGGCTGGTTTTCAGGAGAAGCTGAGCCGGCAGCACTACCTGCTG GTGGGTGCTGGAGCTATCGGCTGTGAGCTGCTCAAAGGTTTTGCCCTAATGGGCCTGGGGGCCGGGGACAGCGGAGGTGTGACCATTGCTGACATGGACCACATAGAGCGCTCCAATCTCAGCCGTCAGTTCCTCTTCAGGACCCAGGACATTGGT AGGCCCAAGGCAGAGGTAGCCGCAGAGGCCACTCGTCGCCTGAACTCACACTTGCAGGTGACCCCACTCACCCACCCGCTGGATCCTACAACAGAGCACATCTACGAGGACAACTTCTTCTCCAATGTGGATGGCGTGGCTGCTGCCCTGGACAGTTTCCAGGCCC GCCACTATGTGGCTGCTCGCTGCACCCACTATCTGAAGCCACTACTGGAGGCGGGGACACAGGGCACCTCAGGCCATGCTTACGTGTTCGTGCCACATGTGACTGATGTCTACAGAGTGCCCCCCTCGGGTTTAGCTGCTGAGGGGGCTACCTACCCTGTCTGCACCCTGCGGCACTTCCCCAGCTCAGTCGAGCACACCTTGCAG TGGGCCCGGGACGAGTTTGAGGGGCTCTTCCGTCTGTCTGCTGAGACCATCAACCGCCACCAAGA GGCACTCACTTCTCTGGCAGAAACAGATGGGCCGCAGGTGCTGACCCTGCTGGAGGAGGTGCTGGGTGTCCTGAGACAGCGTCCACAGACCTGGCAAGACTGTGTGGTGTGGGCCCTGGGCCACTGGCAACGACGCTTCCATTATGGCATCAGGCAGCTGCTGAGCCATTTCCCACCTGATAAA GTGCTAGAGGATGGAACTCTTTTCTGGTCGGGTCGCAAACAGTGTCCCAAGCCCTTGGAGTTTGATGCCAGCCAAGTGAGTGGGGTCCCTTGGGAACCCCAAGGTGGGGATGTGACCCCTCAGAGCCGAG GCCCTGAGCAGTTGAAGAAGCTGCACCAAGTGCTGAAGGTCTGGAACAGGAGCCCTCCCCTGGAGCCCCTGAAGTTCGAGAAG GACAATGATAGCAACTTCCATGTGGATTTTGTGGCAGCAGCAGCAAGCCTGCGAGCTCAGAACTATGGGATCCCCCCTGCCAGCCGCTCACAG AGCAAGCGAATCGTGGGCCAGATTATCCCAGCCATTGCCACCACCACAGCAGCTGTGGCAGGCCTGGTGGGCCTGGAACTATACAAGGTGGTGGGTGGGCCACGGCCCCTCCGTGCCTTTCGCCACAGCTACCTGCATCTGGCCGAAAACCGCTTCGAGCGCTGGGAGCCTTGCGCCCCTGCTGTCCAGAAG TTACATCCCCTGACATGGACCTGGACCTGTTGGAACCGCCTGGAGGTGCCTGCTGGGCAGCCAGAGAAGACCCTGGAGTTACTGCTGGCCTATCTCAAG GAACAATTTGGGCTGAGGGTGAAGATGCTGCTGTTTGGGAAGGCCCTGCTCTACTCGGCAAGGTGGTCGCCTGAAAAGCAGGCCCAGCGCCTGGCTCTCAG GGTGACGGAACTGGTGTGCCAGGTGACAGGCCGGATGCCTCAGCCAGGGCAGCGGGTGCTGGTGCTGGAGCTCAGCTgtgagggtgaggaggaggacaCTATCTTCCCACCCCTGCACTACCAGCTAGCTGTGTGA